One window from the genome of Deltaproteobacteria bacterium encodes:
- the aroA gene encoding 3-phosphoshikimate 1-carboxyvinyltransferase, whose translation MKNITIKKNKSLKGEITVPGDKSISHRAIILGAIADGDSCITGFLEGEDNLRTLNAFKLMGVEIDGPKKGEVVIHGKGINGLKEPLDVLDAGNSGTTTRLLTGFLAGQNFFSVITGDEYLRKRPMKRVIEPLSKMGALIYGRNNNNLAPLSIIGKKLKAMDYVSPIASAQVKSAILLAGLYADGRTSVTEPIKSRDHTERMLKAFGADINVKGLRVDIKGEGKLNAQDIDIPGDISSAAFFIVAGLIIKGSNVLIKNVGINPTRTGIIDLLQKMGGDIQLLINKREYSGEPVADILVKSSELHGIEINKDDIPRTIDEIPILCIAAAFADGETKITGGFGVKVEEMPDGMVIKGAKGKVQGAKGKKIKVNSYGDHRIAMSMLIAGLAINGETVIEDIKCIDTSFPGFLKLLRKLEKGSRR comes from the coding sequence ATGAAAAATATCACAATCAAAAAAAATAAATCCCTAAAAGGCGAGATAACCGTTCCTGGCGATAAGAGCATCTCCCACAGGGCAATCATCTTGGGGGCAATTGCAGATGGGGACTCCTGCATAACAGGCTTTCTTGAAGGTGAAGATAACCTGAGGACTCTGAATGCATTTAAACTTATGGGTGTTGAGATAGATGGACCAAAAAAGGGAGAGGTTGTTATTCACGGCAAGGGCATCAATGGTTTAAAAGAGCCGCTGGATGTCCTTGATGCCGGCAATTCAGGCACAACAACCCGGCTTTTGACAGGGTTTCTAGCAGGGCAAAATTTTTTTTCAGTTATTACAGGTGATGAATATTTGAGAAAGAGACCAATGAAAAGGGTTATTGAGCCTCTTTCAAAAATGGGGGCATTGATTTATGGAAGAAACAATAATAATCTTGCGCCGCTTTCAATAATTGGCAAAAAATTAAAGGCAATGGATTATGTTTCACCTATTGCCAGCGCACAGGTAAAATCAGCGATACTTCTGGCGGGTTTGTATGCAGACGGCAGGACATCCGTAACAGAGCCTATAAAATCCCGCGACCATACAGAAAGGATGCTAAAGGCATTCGGCGCTGATATAAATGTAAAAGGTTTAAGAGTTGATATTAAAGGCGAAGGTAAATTAAATGCGCAGGATATAGACATACCTGGGGATATATCCTCTGCCGCATTTTTTATTGTCGCAGGGCTTATAATAAAGGGCTCTAATGTTTTGATAAAAAATGTTGGCATAAACCCTACAAGGACAGGGATTATTGACTTACTCCAAAAGATGGGCGGGGATATACAACTTCTTATTAATAAGAGAGAGTATTCAGGTGAGCCTGTTGCGGATATCCTTGTCAAGAGTTCGGAACTTCATGGCATAGAAATAAATAAAGATGATATTCCAAGAACAATTGATGAGATACCAATCCTTTGTATTGCAGCTGCATTTGCTGATGGTGAGACAAAGATAACAGGTGGGTTTGGTGTTAAGGTGGAAGAGATGCCTGATGGGATGGTAATAAAAGGGGCAAAGGGCAAGGTGCAAGGGGCAAAGGGCAAAAAAATAAAAGTAAATAGTTACGGCGACCACCGTATTGCGATGTCAATGCTCATTGCAGGGCTTGCCATAAACGGTGAGACAGTTATAGAGGATATAAAGTGTATTGACACATCCTTTCCCGGATTTTTAAAACTCCTTAGAAAACTGGAAAAGGGAAGCAGGAGGTAG
- a CDS encoding BrnT family toxin, with translation MQDIFNLLQDIEGFNWDKWNIDKNWVKHDVSISECEEIFINEPLLLERGKPHSSEERYAAFGRTSEGRLLAVVFTIRNNKIRIISARDISRKGRKDYEEEIKEDTEV, from the coding sequence ATGCAGGATATCTTTAACCTTTTGCAGGATATAGAAGGTTTTAACTGGGATAAATGGAATATTGACAAAAACTGGGTAAAACACGATGTTTCTATATCTGAATGTGAAGAGATTTTCATCAATGAGCCGCTGCTGCTTGAAAGGGGTAAACCTCATTCGTCTGAAGAAAGGTATGCTGCATTCGGCAGAACAAGTGAAGGCAGGCTGCTTGCCGTGGTTTTTACCATTAGGAATAATAAAATAAGAATAATCTCTGCAAGGGATATAAGCAGAAAGGGGAGAAAGGATTATGAAGAAGAAATTAAAGAAGATACCGAAGTTTAA
- the ispH gene encoding 4-hydroxy-3-methylbut-2-enyl diphosphate reductase, which produces MEIFIVKTAGFCFGVKRAINMAYDAAKEAPEHISTLGPIIHNPQVVSELEKSNIFAKSDINEIQSGTVIIRSHGITLDEMENVENRKLKIVDATCPFVKKAQEYVKMLTAEGYFIVVIGEKEHPEVKGIVSYAGKNVAVLGSKEDVINLPRVKRLGIVAQTTQSLENFQEIVSLCLNKAGEIKIFNTICNATNIRQKESTELASRVDCMLVVGGKNSANTNRLTEVCKRIQPNTYHIEVSEEIKEAWFKGVKGVGITAGASTPEWIIKDVLDTVKHINCKAEKLLVSM; this is translated from the coding sequence ATGGAAATCTTTATTGTAAAAACAGCAGGGTTCTGCTTTGGTGTAAAAAGGGCTATAAATATGGCATATGATGCTGCAAAAGAGGCACCAGAACATATTTCTACACTTGGTCCTATAATCCATAACCCACAGGTAGTTTCTGAACTTGAGAAATCCAATATATTTGCAAAGAGTGATATAAACGAAATTCAGAGTGGTACTGTTATCATAAGGTCCCATGGCATTACATTAGATGAAATGGAGAATGTAGAAAATAGGAAACTAAAGATAGTTGATGCCACATGCCCCTTTGTTAAAAAGGCACAGGAATATGTGAAGATGTTGACTGCTGAAGGTTATTTTATAGTTGTTATAGGTGAAAAGGAGCACCCTGAAGTAAAAGGGATTGTGAGTTACGCCGGGAAGAATGTTGCGGTTTTAGGTTCAAAGGAAGATGTCATAAATCTACCGAGGGTAAAAAGGCTGGGCATAGTTGCACAGACCACACAATCTCTTGAAAACTTTCAGGAGATAGTCTCGTTGTGTCTTAATAAGGCAGGTGAGATAAAGATATTTAATACAATATGCAATGCCACAAATATAAGGCAAAAAGAATCAACAGAGTTGGCTTCAAGGGTTGACTGTATGCTGGTTGTGGGAGGTAAGAACAGTGCAAATACAAACAGGCTCACAGAGGTATGTAAGAGGATACAGCCAAATACATATCATATAGAGGTATCTGAAGAGATAAAGGAGGCGTGGTTTAAAGGTGTGAAAGGGGTGGGTATAACAGCAGGTGCTTCTACCCCTGAATGGATAATAAAGGATGTTTTAGATACGGTTAAGCATATCAACTGCAAAGCG
- a CDS encoding (d)CMP kinase produces the protein MIAIDGPAGAGKTTISRLLANRLGWTYIDTGAMYRAVAVKAHEKGINPNDENGLESICRDIKIAFKTTKKGSRIFVDGKDCSEKIRESYVGDITSRISAKPNVRKAMVRLQQEMGRNGDVVMEGRDIGTVVFPDAQFKFYLDASPETRGKRRYLELDATGEKTSLENIISDIKKRDERDSSRTHSPLKKAKDAVYIDTSDMTTEEVVEKMMEVIRGVKGQGARVMV, from the coding sequence ATTATTGCCATAGATGGTCCAGCAGGCGCAGGCAAGACAACAATTTCAAGGCTTTTGGCAAATCGTCTGGGTTGGACATACATTGACACAGGCGCTATGTATCGTGCTGTGGCAGTTAAGGCACACGAAAAAGGCATAAACCCTAATGATGAAAATGGACTTGAATCAATATGCAGGGATATAAAGATTGCTTTCAAGACCACAAAAAAGGGGAGCAGGATATTTGTTGATGGCAAAGACTGTTCGGAAAAGATAAGGGAATCCTATGTCGGTGATATTACATCCCGCATATCTGCAAAACCAAATGTTCGCAAGGCGATGGTAAGACTCCAGCAGGAGATGGGCAGAAATGGCGATGTTGTCATGGAGGGAAGGGATATAGGGACTGTTGTATTTCCTGATGCGCAGTTCAAGTTCTATCTTGATGCTTCACCGGAAACCAGGGGAAAGAGAAGGTATCTGGAACTTGATGCAACGGGTGAAAAGACATCGCTTGAGAATATTATTAGTGATATAAAGAAAAGAGATGAAAGGGATTCTTCCAGAACCCACTCACCGCTCAAAAAGGCTAAAGACGCTGTGTATATAGACACAAGTGATATGACAACAGAAGAGGTGGTGGAAAAGATGATGGAGGTTATAAGAGGGGTCAAGGGTCAAGGGGCAAGGGTCATGGTATAA
- a CDS encoding BrnA antitoxin family protein, with amino-acid sequence MKKKLKKIPKFKNEDEEFEFWSKHDLTDYFDMLKAKRAIFPNLKPSTKTISIRLPLSLMDHLKALANKKDVPYQSLLKVFLAERVQEELRASR; translated from the coding sequence ATGAAGAAGAAATTAAAGAAGATACCGAAGTTTAAAAACGAAGATGAGGAATTTGAGTTTTGGTCTAAACATGACTTGACCGATTACTTTGATATGTTAAAGGCTAAAAGGGCAATATTCCCAAACCTGAAGCCATCTACAAAAACAATTTCTATCAGGCTGCCTCTATCGCTGATGGACCATTTGAAAGCCCTGGCTAATAAAAAGGATGTGCCTTATCAGTCGCTTTTAAAAGTATTCCTCGCTGAAAGGGTTCAAGAGGAATTGAGAGCATCCCGCTAA